The sequence GGAGGAGGCCTGGGGCAACCCTTCCTCCGCGCACCGCAAGGGTCTGGAAGCCGAGCAGGCGGTGGAGGAGGCGCGCCGCGCGCTGGCGGCGCTGCTCGAGGCGGAGCCGCGCGAGATCGTCTTCACCTCCGGCGCCACCGAGGCCGACAACCTGGCGCTGCTGGGCGGGGCCGCCGCCCGGCGCGGCTGGGGGCGGCGCATCCTGG is a genomic window of Bacillota bacterium containing:
- a CDS encoding aminotransferase class V-fold PLP-dependent enzyme, whose protein sequence is MSGPVYLDHAATSPVRPEAVEAVRRMLEEAWGNPSSAHRKGLEAEQAVEEARRALAALLEAEPREIVFTSGATEADNLALLGGAAARRGWGRRIL